The Armatimonadota bacterium nucleotide sequence GGTGACCACCACCTACCACCCGAGCCTGCGGTGACGGCGGCGCGGGGTGCATCCGATGGCCGGGGGAGGACGGGTGGACGCGGCGGCCGCACGCGCGCGGGTCGAGATCGGTGAGCGGCTGAGCATCGCGGACGTGGTGCGGGTGGCCCGGGAGGGAGCGGAGGTTGTCGTCTCGCCTCGGGCCCGGGAGAACATGGAGCGGTCCCGCGCGGTGGTGGACCGGATCATCCGCGACGGCCGCGTCGTCTACGGCATCACCACCGGCGTGGGCGACCTGGCCGCCGTCCGCATCTCGCCCGAGCAGGCCGCCTCCCTGCAGCTCAACGTGGTGCGCAGCCACAGCGCCGGCGTGGGGGAGTCCCTGCCGGAAGAGGCGGTGCGCGCCATGATGCTCCTGCGGGCCCACGCCCTGGCCCTGGGATACTCGGGGGTGCGCCCGCAGATCGTGGACCTGCTGGTGGCGATGTTGAACCGGCGGGTCCACCCCGTGGTGCCCTCCCAGGGATCGGTGGGAGCCAGCGGCGATCTGGCGCCCCTGGCGCACCTGGCCCTGGTCCTGGTGGGGGAGGGCGAGGCGGTGACCGACGGCCGGCGCCTGACGGGCGGGGAGGCGCTGGCCCGGGCCGGGTTGCAGCCTGTGGTTCTGGAGGCCAAGGAGGGCGTGGCCCTGATCAACGGGACCCAGGGAATGACCGCCCTGCTGGCCCTGGCGGTCCACGATGCCCGGATGCTGGCGGTGGTGGCCGATATCGCCGGGGCCATGACCTTTGAAGCCCTGCGGGGTCTGCCCGACGCCTTCGACCCCCTGCTGCACCAGGTGCGGCCCCATCCCGGCCAGGCGGCCAGCGCCGCCGTCCTGCGCCGGTTGATCGCCGGCAGCGAGATCCTGGCCCGGCCCCGGTCGTCCGCCCGGGTGCAGGATGCCTACGCCCTGCGGTGTATGCCCCAGGTCCACGGGGCGTGCCGCGACGCCCTGGGCTACGTGGCCGGCGTGGTGGACGTGGAGATCAACAGCGCCACCGACAATCCCCTGGTATTCGCCGATGCAGAGCGCGTGCTGTCCGGGGGCAACTTTCACGGGCAGCCGGTGGCGCTGGCGGCCGATGTGCTGGCGGTGGCCACAAGCGGACTGGCCAGCATCAGCGAGCGCCGCATCGAGCGCCTGGTCAACCCCGCGCTGTCGGGGCTGCCGGCCTTCCTGACACCGGACGGAGGACTGCACTCCGGCCTGATGCTGGCCCAGTACACGGCCGCGGCCCTGGTGTCGGAGAACAAGGTCCTCTGCCACCCGGCCAGCGTGGACAGCATCCCCACCTCCGCGGGGCAGGAGGACCACGTGAGCATGGGCATGATCGCCGCCCGCAAGGCCGCCCGGGTGGTGGCGCACACCGGCCAGGTGCTGGCCATCGAGCTGGTCTGCGCGGCCCAGGCTCTGGAGTTCCACCGTCCGGCCCGGCCGGGCGCGGGTACCGGCGCGGCCTACGCCGCCGTGCGGGAGGTGGTCCCGCGCCTGGAGGAGGATCGGGCGCTGGCCCCGGATCTGGAGGCCGCAGTCCAGCTGGTGCGCAGCGGCCGCCTGGCGGCGGCGGTGGAGGGCGCGGTAGGGGAGGTGCGCTGATGGCGGTGGGAGGGATGCGTCGGATCGTGCGGGCGCCCCGGGGGACCCAGATCAGTTGCCGCGGGTGGCCCCAGGAGGCCGCCCTGCGCATGCTGATGAACAACCTCGACCCCGAAGTGGCCGAAAAGCCCGACGAGCTGATCGTGTACGGGGGGACGGGCAAGGCGGCACGGAACTGGGAGTGCTTTGACGCCCTCGTCCGCTGCCTGCGGGAACTGGGAGACGACGAGACGCTGCTGGTCCAGTCGGGCAAGCCGGTGGGGATCTTCCGGACCCATGAGTGGGCCCCCCGGGTGGTCATCAGCAACTCCATGCTGGTGCCGGCCTGGGCCACCTGGGAGACCTTCTGGCGGCTGGAAGCCCTGGGCCTGATGATGTACGGCCAGATGACCGCCGGCTCGTGGATCTACATCGGCACCCAGGGGATCCTCCAGGGGACCTACGAGACGTTTGCGGCGGTGGCCCGCACCCACTTCGGGGGGACCCTGCGGGGCCGCCTGGTGCTGTCGGCAGGCCTGGGCGGGATGGGCGGCGCCCAGCCCCTGGCCATCACCATGAACGAGGGCGTGGCCCTCATCGTGGAGGTGGACCCGGCCCGCATCCACCGCCGGCTGACCAGCGGGTGGGTGGACCACGCCACCGACCATCTGGACGAGGCTCTGCGGACGGTGGAGGAGGCCCGACGGGCCGGGCGGCCGCTGTCGGTGGCGCTGCTGGGCAACGCCGCCCAGGTGTATCCCGAGCTGGTGCGCCGGGGCGTGCGCTTCGACGTGGTCACCGACCAGACCTCCGCCCACGACCCGCTGGGCGGCTACGTCCCCGAAGGCGTCACCGCCGAAGAGGCCCCGCGCCTGCGGCGGGAACAGCCCGAGGAGTACGTGCGGCGGGCGCGGGCGTCCATCGCCCGGCACTGCGAGGCCATGGTGGCCATGCGCCGGGCCGGCAGCGTGGTGTTCGACTACGGCAACAACCTGCGCGGCCAGGCCCGGGAGGCCGGGTATGCCGACGCGTTCAGCTATCCGGGATTCGTGGAGGCCTACATCCGGCCGCTGTTCTGCGAGGGCAAGGGGCCTTTCCGGTGGGTGGCCCTGTCGGGGGATCCCGAGGACATCCGGGAGACGGACCGGGCGGTGGTCGAGCTGTTCCCCGAGAACGCATCCCTGGCCCGCTGGATCCGCCTGGCCGAGGAGCGGGTTCCCTTCCAGGGCCTGCCGGCCCGCATCTGCTGGCTGGGCTACGGCGAGCGGGCGGTGGCCGGCCTGGCCTTCAACGACCTGGTGCGTCGGGGTCGGGTGAGGGCTCCCATCGTCATCGGCCGTGACCACCTGGATGCGGGGTCGGTGGCCTCGCCCTACCGCGAGACCGAGGGGATGCGGGACGGCTCCGACGCGGTAGCCGACTGGCCGATCCTCAACGCGCTGGTGAACACCTGCGCGGGCGCCACCTGGGTGGCGGTCCACCACGGGGGCGGGGTCGGCATCGGCTACTCCATTCACGCGGGACAGGTGGTGGTGGCCGACGGCACCGACCTGGGCGCCCGCAAGCTGGAGCGGGTTCTCACCACCGACCCGGGCACCGGCATCATGCGACACGCCGACGCCGGCTACGAGCAGGCCATTGCCGCCGCCCGCCGGCACGGGCTGAAGATCCCCATGCTGCCCGGCGCCGGCGGGGCATGACACCCGCGTCGAGTCCGCATCGGGAGGGAGGCGACGTGTACGCGCTCAACTTCTACTCCGCCGTGTTTGCCGAGCAGCTGCGGGACGGCCGCAAGACGGCGACCATCCGGCTGGGGGACAAGCGGGACAAGTATCGCCCGGGGCAAATCGTGTGGCTGACGGTGGGCCGCCGCTTCGGGACCCGCAAGAAGATCGCGGCAGCCATCGTGGACGCGGTGGAGGTGAAGGCCCTGCGCGATGTCACGCCGCGGGAGATCCAGCGGGACAATCCCGAGCTGCGCCGGCACGACGAGCTCATCGACTTTCTCACCAACATCTACGGCCGGGAGCGCCAGATCACCCTGGACGACACGGTGACGGTGATCCACTTCTCCCGGGTGGAAGAGTAGGGGGAGGCCCCGATCCGGCCGGTCAGGCCCGGACCGCCAGGTAGATGGCGCGCCCCGGCTCGCGCAGTCCCCAGTCGCGTTCGGCGTCGGAAACCTCCACCGCCGCAAACCCCGCGGCCTGCAGCGCCTCGCGGAGGGTGGCGTCGGGATGGCACCGCTGGGAGAGGGTGAGATCTGTGCGCGTCCACCGGCCCTCCTCCTGGCGGAACAGGGCCAGCTGGAACGTGGCCACGCCGGTGGCGGGGTCGAAGCGGGGGCGGGCGGCCAGGACGTGGTCGTCGGCGATGATGCTGAACGACCCCCGCCAGCGGGCCAGGTAGCCGTCGGCGGTGTTCACGTCAAAGCAGAACCGCCCGCCGGGCCGCACGGCGCCGGCCGCGGCGCGGAAGGCGGCTTCCAGCTCCGCGCGGTCCATCAGGTGGTTGACGCTGTCGTAGGTGCACAGGACCGCGTCGAACACCGGAGGGAGCGCCAGGCGGCGGACGTCGGCGCAGATGAACCGGGCGTCCGGGGCCGTCCGGCGGGCGTAGCGCAGCAGCTCCAGGGAGCCGTCCACGCCCGTGACCCGGTACCCCCGCGCTTGCAGCAGGTCCGCCAGCGTCCCGTCCCCGCAGCACAGGTCCAGGATCCGTGCGCCGGCGGGAACGTGGGGCAAGACCAGGCGGTCCAGGACCGGCAGGATGCGGTAGGCGAACGCGTCGGGCCCGGATCCCCAGTAGCGGTGGTAGAACCAGGCAAACCGGTCGTAGGCGGCCGCCGGTGCAGCCGGTCCGGACGACTGCGGTGCCCGGGACATCCTCCCACCTCCTCCGCAGACGGGTGTTCCCGACCCCGCCGCCGCGACGACACGGGGGTCTGACCCCACAATTCCAGGACGCCTCACGGGCGGAGGCCCGCATGTCTGCTGAGGGTAGCTGTCTTCCGCCGCCGGGCCCCGCCGTCCTTCCGCACGCCTGCGGGATACCCCTCTACCCGCCCGGGGGGGTGTCCGCTGGGGTGGGGAGCAGGAGAAACTCGGGCGGTATGTGCCGCGCCAGGTAGATGGACGGCGACGCCCGGTAGAACTGCACGCCGGCGGCGTGGGCGCGCCGGGCCAGCACCGTGATCACCACCGCGTCGGGACTGTGGCGCTGGCCCACCGCCAGCGCGTCCTGCCGCGACGCCGACAGGTGCACGAACTGGCGGGCCTGGGGCTGCAGGCCCCGGGCGCGGATGGCCTCCAGGGCGGCCGGCGACGTCCCGTGGTACAGCCACTCGGGCGGCACCACCGGCGGGCCCGGGGTGTCCACCGGGACGCTGTGGCCGTAACGGGCCCGGATGCGGCCGCCGGACACCTCATAGCGCCGCGGGTCCACGCGGGCCACGGCGCGGATGCTGTCCGCCGTCACCCACGCCCAGCCGGGCTGCCGGGCCAGGGCGGCGGCCAGCGTGTCGATGTCCACGTAGCCGGAGGGGTCCAGGGCCACACCCACGCTCTCGGGCCGGTGGCGGAGGACCAGGGCCAGAAACCGGCTCAGGCGTTCCGTGCGATCCCCCGACCGCGCCGCGGGTGGTCTTCGGCTCATCCGAATCGCTCCGCGCCGGCGGGCGCTCCGGGCGCACTCCGACGCCCGCACCGGCTCGCCCACGCGGGCAGTGGCCGAGTTCGCGGACGCCGGCGGAGCCTCCTCCCGCGCCGCGGCCCGCCGAGGAGGACGCCTGCGGCGCACAGAACATACCCACCGTCCACCGTCCGGGGCGCCCGGCGCGGGGCGCCGAGGTGCGGATGGCCGAGGAGCCATGTCCGGGATCCTGGTTGAGTGCGTGCCCAACTTCAGCGAAGGACGCCGCCGCGACGTCATCGAGGCCATCGCCGAGGAGGTTCGCCGGACACCCGGGGCGCGGCTGCTGGACGTGCAGGCCGACGAGAGCCACAATCGCTGCGTGCTGTCTTTCGTGGGCGATCTCGAGGCGGTGACAGCCGCGGCCCTGGCCGCCGCCCGCCGGGCGGTGGAGCTCATCGACATGCGGGTCCACCGGGGCGAGCACCCGCGGCTGGGGGCCGTGGATGTCATCCCCCTGGTGCCCATCGCCGGCGTGACCATGGAGCACTGCGTGGCCGCCGCGCGGGAGCTGGGCCGCCGCCTGTGGGAAGAGCTGCGGGTGCCCGTGTACTTCTACGCCGAGGCGGCCACCCGCCCCGAGCGCCGGCGCCTGCCGGATATCCGCAAGGGGGAGTTTGAAGGCCTGGCGGCCAAGATGGCCGACCCTGCCTGGGCGCCCGACGTGGGCGATCCCCATCCCCACCCGACCGCCGGGGCCGTGGTGGTCGGGGCGCGGCGTCCCCTGATCGCCTTCAACGTCAACCTGACCACCACCGACGTGGAGGTCGCCAAACGCGTCGCCCGGGCGGTGCGCGAGAGCAGCGGAGGCTTGGTGAACGTGCAGGCGATGGGCGTCACCAGCGAGGGAGGACAGGCCCAGGTGTCCATGAACCTGCTGGACCACACCCGCACGCCCCTGTACCGCGCATTCGAGCTGGTTCGCACTGAGGCCGCCCGCTACGGGGTGGAGATCCAGGAGAGCGAGGTGGTGGGCCTCATTCCCCTGGACGCGGTGGCCGACGTGGCGCGCTTCTACCTTCGCCTGCGCGATTTCCGCCGGGACCAGATTCTGGAAGCGAAACTGATGGAATGACCCTTCCCCAGCCTCGAGGCCGACCGCCATGACAACCGAAGCTGATCTGCTGGTGGTGCACGCAGCCCAGCTGCTCACCCTGGCCGGGCCCAATCACGCGCCCCGCACCGGCGCCGCCCTGGCGGAGGTGGGGCTGGTCCGGGACGGCGCCGTGGCCGCGGTGGAGGGGATCGTGGTGGCCGCGGGGCCCACGGCCCAGGTTCTGGACGAGGTGACGCCCGCGCCGGGCGCGGAGGTGATCGACGCCTCCGGGCGGGTGGTCCTGCCGGGCTTCGTGGATCCCCACACCCACCTCATCTTCGCCGGCTCGCGGGAGGACGAGTTCGAGTGGCGCCTGCGGGGCGCCCGCTACCAGGATATCCTGGCCGCGGGGGGAGGCATCCTGTCCACCGTCGCCGCCACCCGGGCCAGCAGCGAGGACCGGCTGGTGGACCTCGCCCGCCCGCGGGCCGACGGCATGCTGTCCCACGGGACCACCACGGCGGAGGTCAAGAGCGGCTACGGGCTGACGGTGGATGACGAGGTCAAGTGTCTGCGGGCGGCGCACCGCCTGTCGGCATCCCACGACCTGGACCTCGTTCCCACCTTCCTGGGGGCGCACGCGGTCCCTCCCGAATACGCCGGAGAGCCTGACCGGTACGTGCAGCTGGTGGTGGAGGAGATGATCCCGGCGGTGGCGGAGGAAGGCCTGGCGGAGTTCTGCGACGTGTTCTGCGATGAGGGGGCGTTCACTCCCGAGCAGGCGCGGCGCGTGCTGCAGGCGGGGGCAGACGCGGGGCTGGCGCCGAAGATCCACGCCGACGAGTTCGCCGATACCGGGGGGGCCCGGCTGGCGGCGGAGGTCGGTGCCGTCTCCGCCGACCACCTGCTGCGATCGTCCGACGACGGCCTGCGGGCCCTGGCGGCCGCGGGCACGGTGGCGGTGCTGTGCCCGACCACGGCCCTGGTCCTGGGCCTGCCCTACGCCCGCGCCCGCGCCATGGTGGAGCTGGGCGTGCCGGTGGCGCTGGCGTCGGACTTCAATCCCGGGACGTCGCCCACCTATGCCATGCCGTTGGTGATTGCGCTGGCGTGCGCGGGCATGCGCCTGACCCCCGCCGAGGCCATCGTGGCCGCCACCATCAACGCCGCCCACGCCATCGGGATGGCTCCTGAGGTGGGCAGCCTGGAGCCGGGCAAGGCGGCCGACCTGGTGGTGCTGGACGCGCCGGACTACCGGCACCTGGCCATGCAGGCGGGGGTGCATCTGATCCATACGGTCGTCAAGCGCGGCCGGGTGGTGCGGCGGTGAGGACGCTGTCGGTGCAGGAGTTCCTGGACCGCCTGGCCTCCTCCGACCCCACGCCCGGTGGCGGCTCCGCGTCGGCGGTGGCGGGGGCGGCGGCCGCCGCACTGCTGGGCATGGTGGCGCGGCTGTCGGCCGGCAAGGGGGAGGACGACGCGGCGCTTGCGCAGGCCTCCGCCGCCGCCGACGCCGAGCGGGTGGCCCTCCTGGACCTGGCGGAGCGGGATGCGGCGGCGTTCGATGCGGTGGTGCAGGCTATGCGGTTGCCGCGGAGCACTCCGGAAGAGCGCGCGCGCCGCCAGGAGGCGGTGCAGGGGGCGCTGCGCGCGGCCGCCGAGGTCCCGCTGGAGGTGGCCACGCGGTGCGCGGCCCTGCTGGACCTGGGCGCCACCCTGGCGCGGGCCGGGGCGGCCGCCGCCATCAGCGACGTCGGGGTCGCGGTCCTGCTGGCCTACGCGGCGGCCACCGGCGCGCTGCTCAACGTCCGGATCAACCTGACGTCCCTGCGGGATGCGGCCTATGTGGCCCGGACCGGCGAGCAGGTCCGCGCGCTGCTCCAGCGGGCCGAGGTGGTGCGCGACGAGGCCCTGGCGGTGGTCGAAAAGCGGCTGGGCCCCATCCCGATGCCCCCGGCCCCTCCCGGCCAGGACACCTCGGCGGGCGGCCCGCCGGCCTCGGGCGACCGCGCCGGGCGGCGGGAGTGAGCGGTGGATCCCACCGACCGCATCATCCTGGAGGGCATGCGCTTTTTCGGCTATCACGGCGTCCTCCCGGAGGAGCGCGCCCGGGGCCAGGAGTTCGTGGTGGATGTGGACCTGCTGGCGGACCTGAGACCTGCCGGGCGCACCGACGACCTGGCCGCCACCGTGGACTACCGGCGGGTGTACGACCTCGTCCGGGAGGTGGTGGAGGGACCGCCGCGCCGGTTGCTGGAGGCGGTGGCGGAGGAGGTGGCCGCCCGCCTGCTGGGCCTGGGGGCCGTGACCGCCGTGCGCGTGCGGGTGCGCAAGCCGTCGGTACCCCTGCCCGGCCCCGTGGACTACGCCGCGGTGGAGATCGTCCGCCGCCGGGCGTGACACCGCTGGACCGATGGAGCGCTGACCCGTTGAGGCGTCCTGACCCCCGAACCTCGACCCCCGGCATCCCCCCCGTCCCGCGATCCCGGGTCTTTCTGGGACTGGGCTCCAACCTGGGCGACCGGGCGCGGCTGGTGGAGCAGGCGCTGGCGGCGCTGGAGTCCTCGGGGCGGGTGCGGGTGGTGCGCCGTTCGTCGCTGTACGAGACGGCCCCGGTGGGGAAGACCGACCAGCCGCCCTTTGTGAACATGGTGGCTCAGGTGGAGACCGATCTCCCCCCGCAGGCCCTGCTGTCCCTGGCCCAGGAGGTGGAGCGGTCGCTGGGGCGGGTGCGCGGCGAGCGCTGGGGGCCGCGTTCCATCGACGTGGACATCCTGCTGTACGGGGACCTGGTGGTAAACACCCCGGCCCTGGTCATTCCCCACCCGGAGATCACCCGCCGGCGCTTCGTCCTGGAGCCGCTGCTGGAGATCGCGCCCGACGCCGCCCTGCCCGATGGCAGGCGGCTGGACCAGTTCCTCCCGCGGGTGCGCGACCAGGCCGTCCGCCGCCTGTCCCCATGAACGGGGAGGGCCTGGTCTACCGACCTCCCCCGTCGGCCCAGGAGCCCCTGCTGCCCGAGGGCGTGCCGGTGGTGGCGGTGGAAGGCCCCATCGGCGTGGGCAAGACCACCCTCGCCCGGCGCCTGGGAGAGGCCCTGGAAGCGGAGGTGGTGCTGGAGGTGGTGGAGGAGAACCCGTTTCTCTCCCGGTTCTACGAAGACATCCGGGCCGTGGCCTTCCAGACCCAGATCTTCTTCCTGCTCAGCCGCTTCCGCCAGCAGGAAGCCGTCCGCCAGGCCCGGGCCCGCGGCGTCCCGGTGGTAACCGACTACATCTTCGCCAAGGACCGGTTGTTTGCGCGACTGACCCTGGATCCGCAGGAGATGGACCTGTACGATCGGGTGTACGCTGCGCTGGCGCCCCGCGCGGTCACCCCTTCCCTGGTGGTATACCTGCGGGCGTCGCTGCCGACGCTGCTGGAGCGCATCGCCCGGCGCGGCCGTCCGTTCGAGCGGGCCCTGCAGCCGGCCTATCTTGCCCGGCTCTGCCAGGCCTACGACGAGTTCTTCGACTCCTACGGCGACGCGCCGGTGCTGCAGGTGGACACGGATCGGGTGGATATCTTCAGCGACGCGGACCTGCGCGCCATCCTGGCCTATGTGGCGCGGGGCACACCCCGGGTACAATGAGGACGCGCGTCCGGAGGGAGGCACCCTGCCCGTGGCGTGGTTCGTAGCCATCAGCGGCAACATCGGCGCGGGAAAGTCCACCCTGACCGCCGCCCTCAGCCGCCGCCTGGGGTGGCGCGCCTGCTACGAGGTGGTGGACGACAACCCCTACCTGCCGGACTTCTACGCCGACATGCGCCGCTGGAGCTTCGCCCTGCAGGTGTTCTTCCTCAGCCGGCGCTTCCAGCACCACCAGGAGATCGCCCGATCCCCCGTGCCGGTGATTCAGGACCGGACCATCTACGAGGATGCGGAGATCTTTGCCCGCAACCTCTACCTCCAGGGCCTGATGGACGAGCGGGACTTCCGCACCTACTCCGATCTGTTCGCCACCATGGTGGGCCTCCTGCGCCCTCCGGATCTCGTCATCCACCTGCAGGCCTCGGTGCCGACACTGCTGGAGCGCATCCGGCAGCGGGGCCGCGCCTACGAGCAGCGGATCCCGCCGTCCTACCTGGCCCAGCTCAACGAACGCTACCGGGAGTGGGTGGACCGCTTCACCCTGTGCCCCCTCCTCACCGTGGACGCCGACCGCCTGGACCTCGACAGGCTGGACCCTGTGGTGGAGGCTATCCAGAACCGCCTGGGGACCGGAGCGGCCGGGGGAGGCGCCGGGCCCGGCAGCCGGAGGGAGGCATGGCCGACCTGACCGAGGCCGCGGTGGCGGCGCGGCTGCGGACGCGCCGATTCGGCCGCCCGGTGGTGGTTCTGGATCGGGTGGGGTCCACCAACGACCGGGCCCGCGAGATGGCCGACGCCGGCGCGCCGGAGGGGACCGCGGTCATCGCCCGGGTGCAGACCGCGGGCCGCGGCCGGCGCGGCCGTCGGTGGCTCTCTCCGCCCGGAGGCCTGTGGATGTCCGTGGTGCTGCGCCCGGGCCTGCCGGTGGCGCAGTGGCCCCTGGTGGGGTTCGCGGTGGCCCTGGCGACGGCCGACGCCGCCGCCGCCACTGCCGGCGTGCGCGCAGCCCTGAAATGGCCCAACGACGTGGTGGTGGGTGACAGCAAGCTGGCCGGGGTGCTGGTGGAGGCGGCCGGCTCCGCGGCCGTCGCGGGCGTCGGGGTGAACGCCAACCTCGACGTGGACGCGTTGCCCGCCGAGGTGCGCCAGGATGCCACGTCCCTGCGGTCTCTTACGGGGAGCGATGTGGACCTGGCGTTGCTGGCGGCCGATGTGTTGTCCCGGTGCGAGGAATACTACGACCTGCTGCACCAGGATCCCGCTGCGGTGGTGGCCGCCTGGCGCCGCCGCAGCGCCACCCTGGGCCGGCGCGTGCGGACGGGCGGCGCCCGGGAGGTGGAGGGGGTGGCGGAGGACGTGGACGACACGGGCGCCCTGGTGATCCGCACGGCGGCCGGCCGCGTGCGGGTGGTCGCCGGAGAGGTGTCGCTGCGTCCCGCGCCCGCGGCCAGAGAGGAGCGGCCATGGCTCAGATCACCGACGTACCGGGAGTGAGCGTCGGTCACGCCACCGACCTGCAGGCGGCCACTGGGTGCACGGTGGTCCTGTGCGAGCGCGGCGCGGTGGGCGGCGTGGACGTGCGGGGGTCCGCGCCCGGGACCCGGGAGACGGATCTGCTGCGCCCCATGACGCTGGTGGAGCGGATCCACGCGGTCCTGCTGACCGGGGGCAGCGCCTTCGGCCTGGCCGCCGCCGACGGGGTGATGCGCTTCCTGGAGGAACGGGGGGTGGGCTACGACGCGCGGGTGGCCAAGGTGCCCATCGTCCCCGCGGCGGTGATCTTTGATCTGGCCGTGGGCAGCCCGCTGGTGCGGCCGGATGCGGCCATGGGATACGCTGCGGCCCTCGCGGCGTCGGCCGGGCCGGTGGAGGAGGGGAGCGTCGGCGCCGGGACCGGGGCGACCGTGGGCAAGCTGGGCGGGTCGGCGACGGCCATGAAGGCCGGCGTGGGCACGTGGTCGCTGCGCCTGCCCGGGGACGTGGTGGTGGGCGCCCTGGCGGTGGTCAACGCCTTCGGGGACGTTCTGGACGACCGGACGGGACAGATCCTGGCTGGCGCCCGGGATCCCGCCAGCGGTCGCTTCCTGGACACGGCCCGGGCGCTGGTGGGCGGCGTGCGGCCGGCGGGGCTGGCCACCAACACCACGCTGGCGGTGGTGGCCACCAACGCCCGGCTGACCAAGGAGCAGGCCAACAAGCTGGCCCAGCTGGGCCACGACGGGCTCGCCCGGGTCATCTCGCCCGTCCATACCCTGTATGACGGGGACACCGTTTTCGCCCTGTCCACCGGCGCCGCCGACGCGGACCCTCTGGCGCTGGGCGCCGCCGCCGCGGCCGCGGTGGCGGAGGCCGTCAAGCGCGCGGTGCGTCTGGCCCGGGGGCTGGCGGGGATTCCCGGGCTGGCCGACCCCTGACCGCCGCCGGGCCGGATGTGGTACAGTATGCAGAGAGCCGGCACCGTCCCGGGGCCGGACTCCCGAACAGAGCCACTCGATCAGGCTCCGTCCGGTACTCGAAGAGACTGGAACGGAGGGATACCATGGCACAGCCCGGATACGCCCCTTCCGTTCTCCGGAAGGGGTTTCGTCTGTCCGCCCGGGACATCTCGGTGACCGGAGCCCTGGGGGCGGTGGCCGCCGTCCTGGGCTACGTGCCCGGGTTGGGCTTCATTCCCGCGCCCACCCCCGCGGGCGCGGCCACCACCATGCACATCCCGGCCATCATCGCCGGGGTGCTGGAGGGCCCGGTGGCCGGCGCGCTGGTGGGTGGCATCTTCGGGTTCTGGAGCTTCTACCGCTCCACCACCCCGATCTTCAAGAACCCCGTGATCGCCTTCGGCCCGCGGATCCTCATCGGCGTGGTCGCCGCCCTGGTCTTCGCAGCCCTCCAGCGCCGGTACGCCCGGGCCCTGGCGGCGGCCGTTCTGGGCGC carries:
- a CDS encoding ECF transporter S component, which codes for MAQPGYAPSVLRKGFRLSARDISVTGALGAVAAVLGYVPGLGFIPAPTPAGAATTMHIPAIIAGVLEGPVAGALVGGIFGFWSFYRSTTPIFKNPVIAFGPRILIGVVAALVFAALQRRYARALAAAVLGAGMFTILGPGASRFEEAYAAGAIAPSWLIAAYHAVAAATVVRPWVAAAAGVAAAAMAYAALRGANAAPAAAAVAGTLTNTVGVLSLMVAFGYIPAGAAFVIGATHGLPEVVLAVVVTVPVCRAVEAARGR
- a CDS encoding biotin--[acetyl-CoA-carboxylase] ligase, with translation MADLTEAAVAARLRTRRFGRPVVVLDRVGSTNDRAREMADAGAPEGTAVIARVQTAGRGRRGRRWLSPPGGLWMSVVLRPGLPVAQWPLVGFAVALATADAAAATAGVRAALKWPNDVVVGDSKLAGVLVEAAGSAAVAGVGVNANLDVDALPAEVRQDATSLRSLTGSDVDLALLAADVLSRCEEYYDLLHQDPAAVVAAWRRRSATLGRRVRTGGAREVEGVAEDVDDTGALVIRTAAGRVRVVAGEVSLRPAPAAREERPWLRSPTYRE
- the folK gene encoding 2-amino-4-hydroxy-6-hydroxymethyldihydropteridine diphosphokinase, which gives rise to MRRPDPRTSTPGIPPVPRSRVFLGLGSNLGDRARLVEQALAALESSGRVRVVRRSSLYETAPVGKTDQPPFVNMVAQVETDLPPQALLSLAQEVERSLGRVRGERWGPRSIDVDILLYGDLVVNTPALVIPHPEITRRRFVLEPLLEIAPDAALPDGRRLDQFLPRVRDQAVRRLSP
- a CDS encoding deoxynucleoside kinase; the protein is MAWFVAISGNIGAGKSTLTAALSRRLGWRACYEVVDDNPYLPDFYADMRRWSFALQVFFLSRRFQHHQEIARSPVPVIQDRTIYEDAEIFARNLYLQGLMDERDFRTYSDLFATMVGLLRPPDLVIHLQASVPTLLERIRQRGRAYEQRIPPSYLAQLNERYREWVDRFTLCPLLTVDADRLDLDRLDPVVEAIQNRLGTGAAGGGAGPGSRREAWPT
- a CDS encoding deoxynucleoside kinase translates to MNGEGLVYRPPPSAQEPLLPEGVPVVAVEGPIGVGKTTLARRLGEALEAEVVLEVVEENPFLSRFYEDIRAVAFQTQIFFLLSRFRQQEAVRQARARGVPVVTDYIFAKDRLFARLTLDPQEMDLYDRVYAALAPRAVTPSLVVYLRASLPTLLERIARRGRPFERALQPAYLARLCQAYDEFFDSYGDAPVLQVDTDRVDIFSDADLRAILAYVARGTPRVQ
- the folB gene encoding dihydroneopterin aldolase — its product is MDPTDRIILEGMRFFGYHGVLPEERARGQEFVVDVDLLADLRPAGRTDDLAATVDYRRVYDLVREVVEGPPRRLLEAVAEEVAARLLGLGAVTAVRVRVRKPSVPLPGPVDYAAVEIVRRRA
- a CDS encoding P1 family peptidase, which codes for MAQITDVPGVSVGHATDLQAATGCTVVLCERGAVGGVDVRGSAPGTRETDLLRPMTLVERIHAVLLTGGSAFGLAAADGVMRFLEERGVGYDARVAKVPIVPAAVIFDLAVGSPLVRPDAAMGYAAALAASAGPVEEGSVGAGTGATVGKLGGSATAMKAGVGTWSLRLPGDVVVGALAVVNAFGDVLDDRTGQILAGARDPASGRFLDTARALVGGVRPAGLATNTTLAVVATNARLTKEQANKLAQLGHDGLARVISPVHTLYDGDTVFALSTGAADADPLALGAAAAAAVAEAVKRAVRLARGLAGIPGLADP